One genomic segment of Candidatus Sulfotelmatobacter sp. includes these proteins:
- a CDS encoding efflux RND transporter periplasmic adaptor subunit, translating into MPESLGRRRGSHWLYLAGILIILVAGAMAYLLFTRQRTHVEAATEQLKVEEQKGPTVEVAVARRVAGSNTLRLIGEVHPYQTAVLYAKVSGYMRSLSVDKGDFVRADQIIAVIESPETDKQYQATVADAHNKELIANRAATLVKKQMISQQDADQAEADAAVSKANLEQIGTLKSYEQLRAPFTGTITARYSDPGALIQNAATSQTSALPVVELSETSRLRIYVYVDQSHASFVRDGDEVTIFDQANPTLKLAARVTRTSGAIDPKTRTLLVEIDIDNPHNRILAGSFVQVELKVNTPSYIEVPSDALVIRGSQTFVAVVTANDTIKFAQVAVAEQTGETARLFSGLNEGERVARSIGERVPDAGKVQPVSRPGS; encoded by the coding sequence ATGCCTGAATCGCTCGGCCGACGCCGCGGATCCCATTGGCTCTATCTCGCCGGCATCCTGATTATTCTGGTCGCGGGAGCGATGGCTTACCTTCTGTTCACCCGTCAGCGCACCCATGTCGAGGCAGCCACCGAGCAACTCAAGGTCGAGGAACAGAAAGGGCCGACCGTCGAAGTCGCCGTCGCGCGCCGCGTTGCGGGTTCCAACACCCTCCGCCTCATCGGCGAAGTGCATCCTTATCAGACCGCAGTTCTCTATGCGAAAGTCAGCGGTTACATGCGCAGCCTCAGCGTCGACAAGGGCGATTTCGTCCGCGCCGATCAGATCATAGCCGTCATCGAATCGCCCGAAACCGATAAGCAATATCAGGCCACTGTCGCCGATGCGCATAATAAGGAACTCATCGCCAACCGCGCCGCCACGCTCGTAAAGAAACAAATGATCTCCCAGCAGGACGCCGACCAGGCCGAGGCCGACGCCGCCGTTTCCAAGGCGAACCTGGAGCAGATCGGCACCCTGAAGTCGTATGAGCAACTGCGCGCTCCTTTCACCGGAACCATCACCGCGCGCTATTCCGATCCCGGAGCGCTGATCCAGAATGCTGCTACTTCACAAACCAGCGCGCTTCCCGTGGTTGAACTCTCCGAAACTTCGCGGCTTCGTATCTACGTGTACGTCGATCAGTCTCATGCTTCCTTCGTGCGCGATGGCGACGAAGTCACAATTTTCGATCAGGCGAATCCGACTTTGAAACTGGCGGCGCGCGTCACACGCACCAGTGGCGCTATCGATCCCAAGACCCGCACTTTGCTCGTCGAAATTGACATAGACAATCCCCACAACCGAATTCTTGCCGGCAGTTTCGTGCAGGTGGAGTTGAAGGTGAACACGCCAAGTTACATCGAAGTGCCGTCCGACGCGCTGGTCATTCGTGGAAGCCAGACCTTCGTGGCGGTCGTCACGGCCAACGATACCATCAAGTTCGCGCAGGTTGCGGTGGCCGAGCAAACCGGCGAAACCGCCCGCCTGTTCAGCGGTCTCAATGAAGGCGAACGCGTCGCCCGCAGCATCGGCGAGCGCGTCCCCGACGCCGGCAAAGTCCAACCCGTGTCGCGGCCCGGCAGTTAG
- a CDS encoding nuclear transport factor 2 family protein translates to MHIRTLRAVIVGLIAYLIVASAGTLRAQEKAAAAAVRSLELKWTESYKERSIDILSSLLAEDFVITIEDGSVYSKAGYISHSADAGTKVQVAELSDLKVRVHGDTAIVTGAYHEKGESNGKPYEYHDRLTDVWMKSGGKWQVVASHYSAPARP, encoded by the coding sequence ATGCACATCCGCACACTCCGCGCCGTTATCGTCGGTTTGATCGCATATTTGATCGTCGCCTCAGCCGGCACCTTGCGAGCGCAGGAGAAAGCGGCTGCCGCCGCTGTTCGCAGCCTCGAACTGAAATGGACGGAATCCTATAAGGAGCGCAGCATCGACATTCTGTCGTCGCTGCTGGCGGAGGATTTCGTCATTACCATCGAAGACGGCAGCGTTTACAGCAAGGCGGGCTACATCAGCCACAGCGCCGATGCAGGCACCAAGGTGCAAGTGGCGGAGTTGTCAGACCTGAAGGTTCGCGTGCACGGCGACACCGCCATTGTGACCGGCGCCTACCATGAGAAAGGCGAATCCAATGGCAAGCCCTATGAATATCACGATCGCCTCACCGATGTCTGGATGAAATCCGGCGGCAAGTGGCAGGTGGTCGCTTCGCACTACAGCGCTCCAGCGAGGCCGTGA
- a CDS encoding AMP-binding protein has product MAESLAEFFLEHFRAHRHERACRQRRGYRTESFTYGQILDMAGRCASKLEAGGIAKGDRVMVWGENCAEWIGVFFGCALRGVVVVPMDDTSAADFAIRVFQRVEARLLIASRRHLHECSTAGFSVATLSLENVAAATNSTPVTPPTVACGRDDTLQIVFTSGTTAEPKGVVITHGNVLANIAPLEREIRSYLKYERLVHPLRFLNLLPLSHVFGQFLGMFLPPLLGATVIFQEEMNPSEVIRTIRRERVSVLVSVPRILQSLRQKIERDLESRSELDAFRKRLKSSEKQHFLRRWWTFRAIHRQFGWKFWAFISGGAALDSETEEFWGRLGYAAIQGYGLTETTSLISVNHPFRLGKGSIGKVLPGREVKLAEDAEILVRGGGVTSGYWGGDGTNANSVSNADGWYRTGDIGALDPAGNLYFKGRKKEVIVTPAGMNVYPDDLEAALRRQPDVKDCVVVGIERAGNAEPCAVVILRGDAEPTNPGPKNSGVEEVVQRANQSLAEYQRMRMWMEWPEEDFPRTSTQKPRRNLIREMAQAHVLHRPPLMANASPLAELIARVIGRPASDLHEDASLDADLGMSSLDRVELLSALEDRYQGDFSETGFSAVRTVGDLERMLRGDAAPAAVYHYPNWTLRWPVTWLRIAVHYLLMRPAIVLLGWPRIIGREHLRGMQGPLLIVSNHIGDVDGGFILTALPARFRHRLATATGGEALEALRTPSPDRGFFAGVYDHMKWLLGVSLLNLFPLPREAGFRRSFAYAGEAVDRGYSVLVFPEGRHTADGKLNPFRAGIGLLAENLGVPVLPMRIDGLFEVKQAGKRFAAPCKIVVRIGAPMKFPPGSDPRKIAAELQDAVERL; this is encoded by the coding sequence ATGGCCGAATCCTTAGCAGAATTCTTCCTGGAACATTTTCGGGCACATCGCCATGAGCGCGCCTGCCGGCAGCGCCGCGGCTACCGCACCGAATCGTTTACCTACGGCCAGATACTCGACATGGCCGGCCGCTGCGCCAGCAAGCTCGAAGCCGGTGGCATCGCCAAGGGCGACCGCGTCATGGTCTGGGGAGAGAATTGCGCCGAATGGATCGGCGTTTTTTTTGGCTGCGCACTGCGCGGCGTGGTCGTGGTGCCAATGGATGACACATCTGCGGCTGACTTTGCGATCCGGGTGTTTCAGCGCGTTGAGGCCAGGTTGTTGATAGCGTCGCGACGCCACCTGCACGAATGTTCGACTGCGGGATTCTCCGTCGCGACTTTGAGTTTGGAGAATGTTGCAGCGGCAACGAATTCTACACCGGTCACTCCGCCAACGGTCGCTTGTGGCCGCGACGACACTCTACAGATCGTGTTTACTTCCGGTACGACTGCTGAACCCAAGGGCGTGGTCATCACGCACGGCAACGTGCTCGCCAACATTGCGCCGCTGGAGCGAGAGATTCGCAGTTATCTGAAATATGAACGGCTGGTGCATCCCTTGCGATTTTTAAATCTTTTGCCGCTGAGTCACGTGTTCGGGCAGTTCCTCGGAATGTTTCTCCCGCCGCTGCTGGGCGCGACCGTAATTTTTCAGGAGGAGATGAATCCTTCCGAAGTGATCCGCACGATTCGCCGCGAGCGCGTGTCGGTATTGGTGAGCGTGCCACGGATATTGCAGTCTTTGAGGCAGAAGATCGAGCGCGATCTCGAGAGCCGCAGCGAACTGGACGCATTCCGTAAACGGTTGAAGTCGTCGGAAAAACAACATTTCCTTCGGCGCTGGTGGACCTTCCGCGCCATTCATCGGCAATTCGGATGGAAGTTCTGGGCATTCATTTCGGGCGGCGCCGCGCTCGACAGCGAGACCGAAGAATTCTGGGGACGGCTCGGCTACGCGGCCATCCAGGGCTATGGCCTGACCGAAACCACTTCGCTGATCAGCGTCAATCATCCCTTCCGCCTGGGCAAGGGATCGATCGGAAAGGTCCTTCCCGGGCGCGAGGTGAAGCTGGCCGAAGATGCCGAGATTCTGGTGCGCGGCGGCGGCGTGACTTCGGGCTACTGGGGCGGGGATGGAACGAACGCGAATAGCGTCTCGAATGCCGATGGTTGGTATCGCACCGGCGACATTGGCGCACTCGACCCGGCTGGAAATCTTTATTTCAAGGGCCGCAAAAAAGAAGTGATCGTGACGCCCGCCGGAATGAACGTGTATCCCGACGATCTGGAAGCGGCCCTGCGCAGGCAGCCTGACGTGAAGGACTGCGTGGTAGTCGGTATTGAGCGCGCGGGAAACGCAGAGCCGTGCGCGGTGGTGATTTTGCGCGGCGATGCTGAGCCGACAAATCCTGGGCCGAAAAATTCGGGCGTGGAAGAAGTCGTGCAGCGCGCGAATCAATCGCTCGCCGAGTACCAGCGCATGCGAATGTGGATGGAGTGGCCGGAAGAGGACTTTCCCCGCACCAGCACGCAAAAGCCGCGGCGCAACTTAATCCGCGAGATGGCGCAGGCGCATGTCCTGCATCGACCACCGCTCATGGCGAACGCAAGTCCTCTGGCAGAGTTGATCGCGCGCGTGATTGGCCGGCCCGCAAGCGACTTACACGAAGACGCCAGCCTCGATGCCGATCTCGGAATGAGTTCGCTCGATCGCGTGGAATTGCTGAGCGCGCTGGAGGACCGTTACCAGGGCGACTTCAGCGAAACTGGCTTCAGCGCCGTTCGCACTGTGGGAGATTTGGAACGCATGCTGCGCGGCGATGCGGCGCCCGCCGCCGTGTATCACTATCCGAATTGGACGTTGCGCTGGCCAGTCACGTGGTTGCGCATAGCAGTGCATTACTTATTGATGCGTCCGGCGATCGTTTTATTGGGCTGGCCACGAATTATAGGGCGCGAACATTTGCGCGGTATGCAAGGACCGCTGCTGATCGTCTCCAATCATATCGGCGACGTCGATGGCGGGTTCATTCTGACGGCGCTGCCCGCTCGGTTTCGGCATCGGCTGGCCACCGCCACAGGCGGCGAGGCGCTGGAGGCGTTGCGCACGCCTTCGCCCGACCGCGGATTCTTCGCCGGGGTCTACGACCACATGAAATGGCTTCTCGGCGTCTCGCTGCTGAATTTGTTTCCGCTGCCGCGCGAGGCCGGCTTTCGCCGCAGCTTTGCTTACGCGGGCGAAGCCGTGGATCGCGGCTACAGTGTACTGGTCTTTCCCGAAGGGCGGCACACGGCAGATGGTAAGTTGAACCCCTTTCGAGCCGGCATTGGACTCCTGGCGGAAAATCTCGGCGTTCCGGTTCTGCCTATGCGCATCGACGGACTCTTCGAAGTGAAACAGGCAGGAAAAAGGTTTGCGGCTCCGTGCAAGATCGTGGTGAGAATCGGAGCTCCGATGAAATTCCCGCCCGGTTCTGACCCGCGGAAGATTGCCGCGGAATTACAGGATGCAGTCGAGCGGCTCTAG